In one Betta splendens chromosome 14, fBetSpl5.4, whole genome shotgun sequence genomic region, the following are encoded:
- the esama gene encoding endothelial cell adhesion molecule a, translating to MEVCSTWRELTLLSLSFLCALSGVLAQTQTSVNVIQGDAVTLKAFYSQSTDLKSTTVLWSNINNSQPIISYAQGFVTVETSPYTGRVAFTHPMPSQNVSLSINNTQESDSGRYTCVVLMPLKPAFTAVFNVDVRVPPAAPRCSLSGKPVLKGNVTLSCSSSSGKPLPLYKWVKTSPNQEVFFSPMLDEKTGTLRLSNLSSSMTGKYTCTARNDAGLKECFINLEILSSSNAGMVAGATVGSLLGFVLLLLVCVFFLLKRRRDGEDDMANDIKEDAQAPKRVSWAKSGMGPDVISKNGTLSSIGSSPFHKEPSLHRHLQHYPQRPPSDTASIITATGSTAGYRPPRHHGASTPTHYAYNNSSTLPHHGGQPTSSQASTDGSTLPRPERYAQLPQAQLPQAQLPQAQLPQAQLPQAQLQAQLPQAQLQAQLHAQLQAYSPPQAAAPPPPVPTSTVTASNIARMGGVPIMVPAQNQAGSLV from the exons GTGTTTTGGCCCAGACGCAGACGAGTGTGAATGTGATCCAGGGGGACGCAGTGACGCTGAAGGCCTTCTACAGTCAGAGCACTGACCTAAAGTCCACCACCGTTTTGTGGTCAAACATCAACAACAGCCAGCCG ATCATCTCCTACGCTCAAGGCTTCGTGACGGTGGAGACCTCCCCGTACACGGGCCGGGTGGCGTTCACTCACCCCATGCCCTCGCAGAACGTGTCGCTGTCCATCAACAACACGCAGGAGTCGGACTCGGGCCGCTACACCTGCGTGGTCCTCATGCCCCTGAAGCCCGCCTTCACCGCCGTCTTCAACGTGGACGTgaggg TTCCGCCGGCTGCTCCCCGGTGCTCTCTGTCTGGGAAGCCGGTGCTGAAGGGGAACGTGACGCTCAGCTGCTCGTCCAGCAGCGGGAAGCCGCTTCCTCTGTACAAGTGGGTGAAAACCAGTCCCAACCAGGAAGTGTTCTTCTCACCGATGCTGG ATGAGAAGACTGGCACTCTGAGGCTGAGcaacctgagcagcagcatgacTGGGAAGTACACGTGCACGGCCAGGAACGACGCCGGCCTGAAGGAGTGCTTCATCAACCTGGAGATCCTCAGCT cctccaACGCGGGCATGGTCGCGGGCGCCACCGTGGGCTCGCTGCTcggcttcgtcctcctcctcctcgtctgcgtGTTCTTCCTGCTCAAGAGGCGTCGAGACGGCGAGGACGACATGGCCAATGACATCAA GGAGGACGCCCAGGCTCCCAAGCGTGTGTCCTGGGCCAAGAGCGGCATGGGTCCAGACGTGATCTCCAAGAACGGCACCCTGTCGTCCATCGGCTCCAGCCCGTTCCACAAGGAGCCGTCCCTCCACCGGCACCTGCAGCACTACCCCCAGCGCCCGCCCTCCGACACCGCCTCCATCATCACCGCCACCGGCAGCACCGCTGGCTACCGGCCGCCCCGCCATCATGGggcctccacccccacccactACGcctacaacaacagcagcaccctGCCTCACCACGGGGGGCAGCCCACGTCGTCCCAGGCCAGCACCGACGGGAGCACGCTGCCCAGGCCGGAGCGCTACgcccagctgccccaggcccagctgccccaggcccagctgccccaggcccagctgccccaggcccagctgccccaggcccagCTTCAGgcccagctgccccaggcccagCTTCAGGCCCAGCTTCATGCCCAGCTTCAGGCCTACAGCCCGCCTCAGGCCGCTGCGCCCCCCCCGCCCGTGCCCACCTCCACTGTAACTGCCTCCAACATCGCCCGCATGGGCGGCGTGCCCATCATGGTGCCTGCACAGAACCAGGCTGGGTCTCTGGTCTAA
- the fez1 gene encoding fasciculation and elongation protein zeta-1 yields the protein MEAPLVCLDEEFEDLRSCRMDELDHPALNHSTYSTTTTVALASITREDFSELENFSEMMSFKSMEDLVNEFDEKLNVCFHNYNTKTEGLAPIRNQAHSQEDEERLRDEDVWDALTDNYISTWDGADAEGLNGNLSDQEIHEKEEEEMNEKNDNCANEEPLITADQVIEEIVEMMENSPDPGETEEEDEGESGQCSFQTKPPLLEEIRKLSEASNDNSSSGGLSLMHSSALLELLHRVEAAIRTYSEELVSQLARREELAFEKEVKNTFITALMEVQNRQKEQRDSSKRRRRDKALSLQGGAPPVNAGSAGRPERTGGMPVKRFSMEGLSNILQTGIRQTFGGTGNDKQYLNTVIPYEKKGSPPSVDDLQMLTKILYAMKEDSEKVPTLLTDYILKVLCPT from the exons ATGGAGGCCCCGCTCGTGTGTTTGGATGAGGAGTTTGAAGACCTGCGCTCCTGTCGCATGGACGAGCTGGACCATCCGGCGCTCAACCACTCCACctactccaccaccaccaccgtcgCTCTGGCCTCCATCACCCGGGAGGACTTCTCTGAGCTGGAGAACTTCTCTGAGATGATGAGCTTCAAGTCCATGGAGGACCTGGTCAACGAGTTTGACGAGAAGCTCAACGTCTGCTTCCACAATTACAACACCAAGACGGAGGGCCTGGCGCCCATCCGCAACCAGGCACACAgccaggaggatgaggagcggcTGCGGGATGAAGA tgtgtgggACGCTCTAACTGACAACTACATCTCCACCTGGGACGGCGCCGACGCGGAGGGTCTCAACGGAAACCTGTCCGATCAGGAG ATCCacgaaaaagaggaagaagagatgAATGAGAAGAACGACAATTGTGCGAATGAAGAGCCTCTCATCACTGCTGATCAG GTCATTGAAGAGATCGTGGAGATGATGGAGAACTCTCCGGATCCTGGAGAaaccgaggaggaggatgagggggagAGCGGCCAGTGCTCCTTCCAGACCAAGccccctctgctggaggagatcagGAAGCTGTCAGAGGCCTCCAACGACAACAGCTCCTCTGGAG gCCTGAGCCTGATGCACAGCTCTgcactgctggagctgctgcaccgGGTGGAGGCTGCCATTCGGACGTACTCTGAGGAGCTGGTGAGCCAGCTGGCGCGGCGCGAGGAGCTGGCCTTCGAGAAGGAGGTGAAGAACACCTTCATCACGGCCCTGATGGAGGTTCAGAACAGGCAGAAGGAGCAACGGGACAGCAGCAAACGGCGGCGCCGGGACAAGGCCCTGAGCCTGCAGGGAGGGGCCCCGCCTGTGAACGCGGGCTCCGCAGGACGCCCGGAGAGGACGGGAGGAATGCCCGTCAAA cGCTTCAGCATGGAGGGACTGTCCAACATCCTGCAGACGGGCATCAGACAGACATTTGGAGGCACAGGCAACGACAAACAg taTCTGAACACAGTGATTCCATATGAGAAGAAGGGCAGCCCTCCATCCGTTGATGACCTGCAGATGCTCACAAAAA TTCTTTACGCCATGAAGGAGGACAGTGAGAAGGTGCCTACGCTGCTGACTGACTACATACTGAAAG TCTTGTGTCCCACCTAG